A genome region from Mycolicibacterium litorale includes the following:
- a CDS encoding O-antigen polymerase, with translation MFSTDRTGLAALRDDGSSHPPAWFTPAVFILAPAGMSFLAWSALFARQQVGSPQASSEALTGFSTPAEVTGRGVALLVLWYCAIVMVSMVGFWWGTQHSRSTAGAARAATPRFERRYFFLLLTAGVLGVGYSFWKVGGIPAIIASLSEQTANDFSNALSGFAGPQTLRYATILAAPIGVYLWRKKVIGWPYMVAGVLLLVANAMIASRLALLMACAVFLAAWVRGREPRPATGGSSARTWIAVGLIALTGFGVLTALNYFRNANYYREAGVSNPVAMNVYQSGAYLAVPAQVSLGVSDAVVSGAWENRGGAVASLDAIKPTFLQFNKVAKDDSWKQSSVYGYSVTFAGNFFTNSVFADIYSEHGAWGWLYTILAYGFAGYVFARMFSFSPVIAGSAGVVAYCFLEVWRVQILSYGIVVFLLLLTGGCAVLAARMSGSVRDAAPRQSRPAA, from the coding sequence ATGTTCAGCACCGACCGCACCGGACTCGCCGCGCTCAGAGACGATGGGTCGTCCCACCCGCCGGCGTGGTTCACCCCGGCGGTGTTCATCCTCGCGCCGGCCGGCATGTCGTTCCTGGCGTGGTCGGCGCTGTTCGCCCGCCAGCAGGTCGGATCGCCACAGGCCTCGTCCGAGGCGCTGACCGGGTTCTCGACGCCCGCGGAGGTCACCGGGCGCGGTGTCGCACTGCTGGTGCTGTGGTACTGCGCGATCGTGATGGTGTCGATGGTCGGATTCTGGTGGGGGACACAGCACTCGCGGTCGACGGCCGGTGCCGCACGGGCGGCCACCCCCCGGTTCGAACGCCGGTATTTCTTCCTCCTGCTGACCGCCGGCGTCCTCGGGGTCGGTTACTCGTTCTGGAAGGTGGGCGGTATCCCGGCGATCATCGCCTCGCTGAGCGAGCAGACCGCCAACGACTTCAGCAATGCCCTCTCGGGTTTCGCGGGCCCACAGACGTTGCGGTACGCCACGATCCTGGCGGCGCCGATCGGGGTCTACCTGTGGCGCAAGAAGGTCATCGGGTGGCCGTACATGGTCGCGGGTGTGCTGCTGCTGGTGGCCAACGCGATGATCGCCTCGCGGCTGGCGCTGCTGATGGCGTGCGCAGTGTTCCTCGCCGCATGGGTGCGGGGTCGTGAACCACGGCCTGCCACCGGCGGATCCAGCGCGCGCACGTGGATCGCGGTGGGGTTGATCGCGCTCACCGGTTTCGGGGTGCTCACCGCGCTCAACTACTTCCGCAATGCGAACTACTACCGGGAGGCCGGCGTCTCCAATCCGGTGGCGATGAACGTCTATCAGTCCGGTGCCTATCTCGCGGTGCCGGCGCAGGTCTCGCTCGGCGTGTCCGACGCGGTGGTCAGCGGCGCCTGGGAGAACCGGGGCGGCGCGGTGGCCTCGTTGGACGCGATCAAGCCGACGTTCCTGCAATTCAACAAGGTGGCCAAGGACGACAGCTGGAAGCAGTCGTCGGTGTACGGCTACTCGGTGACGTTCGCGGGCAACTTCTTCACCAACTCCGTCTTCGCCGACATCTACTCCGAACACGGCGCCTGGGGGTGGCTGTACACGATCCTGGCGTACGGGTTCGCCGGGTACGTGTTCGCGCGCATGTTCAGTTTCAGCCCGGTCATCGCCGGCTCGGCGGGCGTGGTGGCCTACTGCTTCCTGGAGGTCTGGCGGGTACAGATCCTCAGTTACGGCATCGTCGTCTTCCTGCTGCTGCTGACGGGTGGATGTGCGGTGCTGGCCGCCCGGATGAGCGGGTCGGTCAGGGACGCCGCACCGCGGCAGTCACGACCGGCGGCGTGA
- a CDS encoding glycosyl hydrolase family 28-related protein, with protein sequence MTLSRRALLARVPAVSAVAVLAACSLGDQRTVVDVRAFGAKGDGITDDSEAIQAAAGALRANGTLRFPRGVYRFAKRWPPGGAAIVISGISDVAVEFDPGAELYMDNLNPTERTGSSHGLLVRGPGSRIALRNVNIRWADGAQRSLGDGIRVEGFPTAGDDPPNGWSGPPTPVDQVAVSGCTVRSSPQTGVVMLGVSGIKVTGLRVTDSGADGLHFNACRHAVVDEFSAVNTGDDGLALVTYFAPGAAFDKESHTFSFPELTEWSNADFTVSNVNVFGCRANGVRLAGATGVGIEGLDVVGVHSGSAFLVDSAEPGTDVGWNYVASKAVRLADVTATDCDMGVHLLARPGASGDQRFTDFDVHVHDAKLDDCATWAVRAESLTGQQTSGLRIDNCSVTATSTTGGNGGVGIANARGISLGDMSIRHAEPVVAFRADNAGQLAIDHLSVAITRSEPPETAPGHVVVVDRSDGVIYELSIGWPAAPSSWIPVRQSAPLAIPSLTVTPPVVTAAVRRP encoded by the coding sequence GTGACGCTGTCGCGGCGCGCACTGCTGGCGCGCGTACCCGCTGTCAGCGCCGTCGCCGTCCTCGCGGCGTGCTCGCTGGGCGATCAGCGCACTGTCGTCGACGTCCGCGCCTTCGGCGCCAAGGGCGACGGCATCACCGATGACTCGGAAGCGATCCAGGCCGCCGCGGGGGCGTTGCGCGCGAACGGAACTCTCCGGTTCCCCCGCGGGGTCTACCGGTTCGCGAAGCGGTGGCCACCGGGTGGCGCAGCGATCGTCATCTCTGGAATATCCGATGTTGCAGTCGAATTCGATCCCGGCGCCGAGCTGTACATGGACAACCTCAACCCGACCGAGCGCACCGGCAGCAGTCACGGCCTGCTGGTCCGCGGGCCGGGGTCACGAATCGCGTTGCGCAACGTCAACATCCGATGGGCCGACGGTGCTCAGCGGTCGCTGGGCGACGGTATCCGGGTAGAGGGCTTCCCCACCGCCGGAGACGATCCGCCGAACGGGTGGTCCGGGCCGCCGACACCGGTCGATCAGGTCGCCGTGTCAGGGTGCACGGTGCGGTCGAGCCCACAGACCGGGGTGGTGATGCTGGGCGTGTCCGGCATCAAGGTGACCGGGCTGCGGGTGACCGACAGCGGGGCCGACGGTTTGCACTTCAACGCATGCCGGCATGCCGTGGTCGACGAGTTCAGCGCGGTCAACACCGGCGACGACGGACTCGCGCTGGTGACGTACTTCGCCCCGGGTGCCGCATTCGACAAGGAGTCGCACACGTTTTCGTTCCCCGAACTGACCGAGTGGTCCAACGCGGACTTCACCGTCTCCAACGTCAACGTGTTCGGGTGCCGGGCGAACGGTGTGCGACTGGCCGGCGCCACCGGGGTCGGCATCGAGGGCCTCGACGTCGTCGGAGTGCACTCCGGTTCGGCGTTCCTGGTCGACTCCGCCGAACCCGGCACCGACGTCGGATGGAACTACGTGGCCAGCAAGGCGGTTCGCCTCGCCGACGTCACCGCCACCGACTGCGACATGGGCGTTCACCTGCTGGCCCGGCCCGGGGCCTCCGGCGATCAGCGGTTCACCGACTTCGACGTCCACGTGCACGACGCGAAGCTGGACGACTGCGCGACCTGGGCGGTGCGGGCCGAGTCGCTGACCGGACAGCAGACGAGCGGCCTGCGCATCGACAACTGCAGCGTCACCGCCACCTCGACCACGGGCGGCAACGGCGGCGTAGGCATCGCCAACGCTCGCGGAATCAGCCTCGGGGACATGTCCATTCGTCATGCCGAACCGGTGGTGGCGTTCCGGGCGGACAACGCCGGACAGCTCGCCATCGATCACCTGAGCGTGGCGATCACCCGGTCCGAGCCGCCGGAGACCGCCCCCGGGCACGTGGTGGTCGTCGACCGTTCCGACGGGGTCATTTACGAGTTGAGCATCGGCTGGCCCGCCGCCCCGAGCTCCTGGATCCCGGTGCGCCAGTCCGCACCACTTGCCATACCGAGTCTGACGGTCACGCCGCCGGTCGTGACTGCCGCGGTGCGGCGTCCCTGA
- a CDS encoding glycosyltransferase family 4 protein: protein MDLLFDARHIRQSGIGTYIRTQLPHLEDAAARNGLCLAVLADPDSRPALRPSTEVIIASPSGAPMYSAAEQSAWRHAFEETRPRAVWLPHYPYPLARLLPGRRGMSLYVTVHDTIHLLPEAISGQSRARRAYARAMLKADAKGCRRIFTVSEATKVTLTEIEPSARVLVTPIPVDEVWLQPADPDLSPVQGRYVLYVGNTKRHKNLPLVLEAFAGLRDEIPHKLVIAGGGASLRTLDDRVRRLAEDNPDRVLVTGQLEFAALRALVASAELLIMPSLYEGAGLPPLEAMASRTAVLSSTIPALRETCGDGAEFFDPHQPDQLAELLRTYCTDDAARAELAERGHDHVLARQRRIRATAAADAICSDLAATT, encoded by the coding sequence GTGGATCTGCTGTTCGATGCCCGACACATCCGGCAGAGCGGCATAGGGACGTACATCCGCACGCAGCTTCCCCACCTGGAGGATGCGGCGGCTCGAAACGGTCTCTGCCTGGCCGTGCTTGCGGATCCCGATTCGCGCCCCGCCCTGCGGCCGAGCACCGAGGTCATCATCGCCAGCCCGTCGGGGGCGCCGATGTACTCCGCCGCCGAACAGTCGGCGTGGCGTCATGCGTTCGAGGAGACGCGACCGCGTGCGGTCTGGCTGCCGCACTACCCGTACCCGTTGGCCCGTCTTCTGCCCGGCCGGCGCGGGATGTCGCTGTATGTGACGGTGCACGACACCATCCACCTGCTCCCCGAGGCCATCAGCGGACAGAGCCGGGCCCGCCGCGCGTACGCCCGCGCGATGCTCAAGGCCGATGCCAAGGGCTGTCGCAGGATCTTCACCGTCTCGGAGGCGACCAAGGTCACCCTGACGGAGATCGAGCCGTCGGCGCGGGTGCTGGTCACACCGATCCCGGTCGACGAGGTCTGGCTGCAGCCGGCCGATCCGGACCTGTCCCCCGTCCAGGGACGTTATGTGCTCTACGTCGGAAACACCAAGCGGCACAAGAACCTTCCGCTGGTGCTCGAGGCGTTCGCCGGTCTACGCGACGAGATTCCCCACAAGCTGGTGATCGCCGGCGGCGGTGCGTCCCTGCGGACTCTCGACGACAGGGTCCGCCGCCTCGCCGAGGACAATCCGGACCGGGTGCTGGTGACGGGGCAGCTGGAGTTCGCGGCGCTGCGGGCGCTGGTCGCCTCGGCGGAGCTGTTGATCATGCCTTCGCTGTACGAGGGCGCCGGCTTGCCGCCGCTCGAGGCGATGGCGTCGCGCACGGCTGTGCTGTCCTCGACCATCCCGGCGCTGCGCGAGACGTGCGGTGACGGTGCCGAGTTCTTCGATCCGCACCAGCCCGACCAGCTGGCCGAGCTGCTGCGCACCTACTGCACGGACGACGCGGCGAGAGCCGAGCTGGCCGAACGCGGCCATGACCATGTGCTGGCACGCCAGCGGCGCATCCGCGCGACCGCCGCAGCCGACGCGATCTGTTCCGACCTCGCCGCGACGACGTGA
- a CDS encoding GAF domain-containing protein: MTGSLTGFDEWLNRLLEECARDAGEDVVSYVARAVGSQMVADLRRSGRGSVEELMAHLNECKVFAEAEMPSVEAEITDPARLQSLYATGLLDSPPEEAYDRITRAAAAALDAPSAAMSLIDVDRQFFKSAVGMGTSEEERQTPLDRSVCQYAVANGAALLLEDARTDPVFRNHPAVLDGTVVAYLGIPLIDREDNAVGTLCVFDDKPRLWGTGHVQILSDLAHLAAERMFGSGTSQ; the protein is encoded by the coding sequence ATGACCGGCTCTCTGACTGGGTTCGACGAGTGGCTCAATCGTCTACTCGAAGAATGTGCGCGCGACGCGGGTGAGGACGTCGTTTCCTATGTGGCCCGCGCCGTGGGATCCCAGATGGTGGCCGATCTGCGGCGTAGCGGACGGGGCTCGGTCGAGGAGCTGATGGCCCATCTCAACGAGTGCAAGGTGTTTGCCGAAGCCGAGATGCCCAGCGTCGAAGCCGAGATCACCGACCCCGCTCGACTGCAGTCGCTCTATGCCACCGGACTGCTCGACTCACCTCCCGAAGAGGCATACGACCGCATCACCCGAGCGGCCGCTGCCGCCTTGGACGCCCCGTCGGCGGCCATGTCCCTGATCGACGTCGACCGGCAGTTCTTCAAGAGCGCGGTGGGAATGGGTACGTCCGAAGAAGAACGCCAGACCCCCCTCGATCGCTCCGTTTGTCAATACGCGGTGGCAAACGGCGCGGCGTTGCTTCTCGAGGATGCCCGCACGGATCCGGTTTTCCGGAATCACCCCGCGGTGCTCGACGGGACCGTTGTCGCCTATCTCGGCATACCGTTGATCGACCGCGAGGACAACGCGGTCGGAACCTTGTGTGTATTCGACGACAAACCGCGGTTGTGGGGCACCGGCCACGTGCAGATCCTCAGTGATCTCGCGCATCTCGCCGCCGAGCGGATGTTCGGCTCCGGCACTTCGCAATAG
- a CDS encoding sugar transferase, producing the protein MTSSSQATVPRQRVASLSVRNQAVTAPRWVERMRAESGYIAITVALDVWGAAWAVVLAHLWIGNQQDNRNVLLISWLFVPVVVIVLATRSMYKRKLNRSFLDELEPVETAVAVAALTTLAIITVLVPAWQPGEQVVPHVRPSDLMIRIWLCAAVVMPAVRLMRSIAQRYLRRKYRFGTPALIVGGGPITNQLITRMAQVPDYGLRPVGVLDEVRPTDAEPLDVPYLGTIDNFEVAVRATGAEDLIVAPSAVPGEQLTRCAQVAQSLGMRVRVVPRMMDVVNAHTRIEHLGGVPLMVLEPVDPKGWQFAVKHALGKAIAAVVLLLISPLFLGLALLVKLSSPGPIFFRQPRVGRDGKVFDCLKFRSMRPAAPADATFELKEGAAPGGVEGDDRRTRIGKIMRKTSLDELPQLLSVVKGDMALVGPRPERPEFVELFEMHVRRYGERHRVKAGITGWSQVHGLRGQTSIADRAEFDNYYIENWSLLLDLKILLLTVLAVLRPTED; encoded by the coding sequence ATGACGTCCAGTAGCCAGGCGACGGTTCCGCGGCAGAGGGTCGCGTCGCTGTCGGTCCGCAATCAGGCCGTCACCGCGCCCCGCTGGGTCGAGCGGATGCGCGCGGAGTCGGGGTACATCGCGATCACGGTGGCGCTCGACGTCTGGGGGGCCGCCTGGGCCGTTGTGCTTGCGCACCTGTGGATCGGCAATCAGCAGGACAACCGCAACGTCCTGTTGATCTCGTGGTTGTTCGTGCCGGTCGTCGTGATCGTCTTGGCGACGCGGTCGATGTACAAGCGAAAGCTCAACCGCAGTTTCCTCGACGAGCTCGAACCGGTGGAAACCGCGGTCGCGGTCGCCGCACTCACCACGTTGGCGATCATCACGGTCCTGGTGCCGGCCTGGCAGCCGGGCGAACAGGTCGTGCCGCACGTCCGTCCCAGTGATCTGATGATCCGGATCTGGCTGTGTGCGGCTGTCGTCATGCCGGCGGTCCGGCTGATGCGGTCTATCGCGCAGCGCTACCTGCGGCGCAAGTACCGCTTCGGCACACCGGCACTGATCGTCGGTGGCGGTCCGATCACCAACCAGCTCATCACCAGGATGGCGCAGGTGCCCGATTACGGTCTGCGTCCGGTCGGCGTCCTCGACGAGGTGCGGCCCACCGATGCGGAGCCGCTCGACGTGCCCTACCTCGGGACGATCGACAACTTCGAGGTGGCCGTTCGCGCGACGGGCGCCGAAGACCTCATCGTCGCGCCCTCCGCGGTACCCGGCGAGCAGTTGACGCGCTGCGCACAGGTGGCGCAGAGCCTCGGCATGCGGGTACGGGTGGTGCCGCGGATGATGGACGTGGTCAACGCCCACACCCGGATCGAGCACCTGGGTGGCGTGCCGCTGATGGTCCTCGAACCGGTCGACCCCAAGGGCTGGCAGTTCGCCGTGAAGCACGCTCTCGGCAAGGCGATCGCCGCGGTCGTCCTGCTGCTGATCTCACCGCTCTTCCTCGGACTCGCGCTGCTGGTGAAGCTCAGTTCGCCCGGGCCGATCTTCTTCCGCCAGCCCCGTGTCGGACGCGACGGCAAGGTCTTCGACTGTCTGAAGTTCCGCAGCATGCGACCCGCCGCCCCGGCCGACGCCACCTTCGAGTTGAAGGAGGGGGCCGCGCCGGGCGGCGTGGAGGGCGACGACCGGCGCACACGCATCGGCAAGATCATGCGCAAGACGTCGCTGGACGAATTGCCCCAGCTGCTCAGCGTGGTCAAGGGCGACATGGCCTTGGTCGGGCCGCGTCCCGAGCGGCCGGAGTTCGTCGAACTGTTCGAGATGCATGTGCGGCGGTACGGCGAGCGACACCGGGTCAAGGCCGGTATCACCGGCTGGTCGCAGGTCCACGGATTGCGGGGGCAGACGTCGATCGCCGATCGCGCGGAGTTCGACAATTACTACATCGAGAACTGGTCTCTGCTGCTCGATCTCAAGATCCTGCTGTTGACCGTCTTGGCGGTTCTGCGCCCGACGGAAGATTGA
- a CDS encoding undecaprenyl diphosphate synthase family protein: protein MGLIPDGLRRWADANGTSLADAYRRGAEKVVEILSILQAHGVGTVSVYNLSRANLSRADHELAAVYAASDHFFTSLIPAHFDPAACSVRLHGDRTALPPGYVSAAAALEDTMRGDAFRINILGAYDAADELRTAHRRAQHDGCDINEAFEIGEVDLVIRTTAEPLLSGFLPLQCQYAQLAFLTTPLNDLDRRHIDDLVADYRGFPQRRGR, encoded by the coding sequence GTGGGTTTGATTCCCGATGGACTGCGACGCTGGGCGGACGCCAACGGCACTTCTTTGGCCGACGCTTATCGGCGTGGTGCGGAGAAAGTCGTCGAAATTCTGTCGATTCTGCAGGCGCACGGTGTCGGGACCGTCTCTGTCTACAACCTGAGCCGGGCGAATCTGTCCCGGGCTGATCATGAATTGGCTGCCGTGTACGCGGCCTCGGACCATTTCTTCACCTCATTGATTCCCGCTCATTTCGATCCCGCCGCGTGCAGTGTGAGATTGCACGGAGATCGGACCGCGCTGCCGCCCGGGTACGTGTCGGCCGCCGCCGCCCTCGAGGACACCATGCGCGGTGACGCCTTCCGGATCAACATCCTCGGCGCGTACGACGCGGCCGACGAACTGCGCACCGCCCACCGGCGCGCGCAGCACGACGGCTGTGACATCAACGAGGCCTTCGAGATCGGCGAGGTCGATCTCGTCATCCGCACCACTGCCGAGCCGTTGCTCAGTGGATTCCTGCCACTGCAGTGCCAATACGCTCAACTGGCTTTCCTGACCACCCCGCTCAACGACCTCGACCGTCGCCACATCGACGACCTCGTCGCCGACTATCGGGGCTTCCCGCAGCGTCGCGGACGATAG
- a CDS encoding FAD-dependent oxidoreductase — MSNRSPIIIGAGPAGLTAGLELVSRGVAPRLFEASGHVGGLARTPCVDGWRVDPGGHRFFTRSEAVLDVWRSLLPADQWVAVARRSAMLVDGHHVRYPLIGRDLLTQLGFRSGLYGLGALGWARLRRRTRRRAAPESFRDWGIGEFGRHWYEIFFEGYVRKTWLAEPDDLTSDWANQRIRPIRWRDTDGAAARDVFRYPRLGPGQLWEAAAAALTDNGVALSLNSPVVSLRSGSGGWTVELENGQTASGDAVFSSMPLRVLVEALEPEPPEHIRAAAAALKHRALITVGVALATRHELPFNWVYTPGRDVRVGRIQNYTRWSPHLSPAHWRGTHLGLEYFTNSDGDLWAADDESMARIVEADLRALGIGDAVERIMFVRSPFAYPVYGPDRMDSVALIREYLRTHHPSLRPMGRNGMHHYDNQDHAMLSAMGSVARYFGEDADPWRVNSELRYQESGLLKM; from the coding sequence GTGTCGAACCGCAGCCCCATCATCATCGGTGCCGGCCCCGCGGGGCTCACCGCGGGACTCGAACTGGTGAGCAGGGGAGTGGCGCCGCGGCTGTTCGAGGCGTCCGGCCACGTCGGGGGGCTCGCCCGCACCCCGTGCGTCGACGGCTGGCGCGTCGATCCCGGCGGACACCGGTTCTTCACGAGAAGCGAAGCGGTGCTCGATGTCTGGAGGTCCCTGCTGCCGGCCGACCAGTGGGTCGCGGTCGCCCGCCGCTCCGCGATGCTGGTCGACGGTCATCACGTCCGGTATCCCCTCATCGGACGAGACCTGTTGACCCAGCTGGGGTTTCGAAGCGGCCTGTACGGTCTCGGCGCTCTGGGGTGGGCCAGGCTGCGCCGCCGGACGCGCCGCCGTGCCGCACCCGAGAGCTTCCGGGACTGGGGCATCGGCGAATTCGGACGTCACTGGTACGAGATCTTCTTCGAGGGGTACGTCCGCAAGACCTGGCTGGCCGAACCCGACGATCTGACCAGCGACTGGGCGAACCAGCGAATACGGCCGATCCGCTGGCGCGACACCGACGGTGCCGCCGCACGCGACGTGTTCCGGTACCCGCGCCTCGGGCCCGGCCAGCTCTGGGAGGCCGCAGCGGCGGCTCTGACGGACAACGGTGTGGCCCTGTCGCTGAACTCGCCGGTCGTGTCCTTGCGGTCCGGCAGCGGAGGCTGGACGGTGGAACTCGAGAACGGGCAGACCGCGTCCGGTGACGCCGTGTTCTCGAGCATGCCGCTGCGGGTGCTCGTGGAGGCGTTGGAGCCCGAGCCTCCCGAGCACATCCGGGCGGCGGCCGCGGCGCTCAAGCACCGCGCGCTGATCACCGTCGGTGTCGCGCTCGCGACGCGCCATGAGCTCCCCTTCAACTGGGTGTACACGCCGGGTCGCGACGTGCGCGTGGGACGCATCCAGAACTACACCCGGTGGTCGCCACATCTGTCGCCTGCGCATTGGCGCGGCACGCATCTGGGTCTGGAGTACTTCACCAATTCCGACGGCGACCTCTGGGCCGCCGACGACGAGTCCATGGCGCGCATCGTCGAGGCGGACCTCCGTGCGCTCGGGATCGGCGATGCGGTCGAGCGGATCATGTTCGTCCGCTCACCGTTCGCCTACCCCGTCTACGGTCCGGATCGAATGGATAGCGTCGCGCTGATCCGCGAATACCTCCGCACACATCACCCGTCGCTTCGGCCGATGGGCCGAAACGGTATGCACCACTACGACAATCAGGACCACGCGATGCTGAGCGCGATGGGCAGCGTCGCTCGGTACTTCGGCGAGGACGCCGATCCGTGGCGGGTGAACTCGGAGCTGCGCTATCAGGAGTCGGGATTGCTCAAGATGTGA
- a CDS encoding glycosyl hydrolase family 28-related protein, with protein sequence MSGAALAVGVGIFLSPGIATAEPVTDSPGPGVSADAGTPADTEPAEDSDQSDADTDDTDTDEPETDDTSDDEAEDEGEDEGDSLDDAGSDHHGADADADPTPQPSEEPVDEPAEGVDDIPVDIPVDIPVDIPVDIPVEAVEDEDPVAPVVEEPEDDLPASSPQAAPEVIAPAPPPAPAPVESPAMWAVLAWARRQLFGTTATPTTSMATHSTSSSSTTSTPVTTINVKDYGAVGDGITDDSAAIKAAQAALTSGQRLYFPEGSYRFAQQNPAGNAAVLLKGLSDVTVEFAPGARLLMDNLDANGHGTSHGIRVEGAASNVTILNATIEWKTRPSARSFGDGFSVLGWASNTPPPPGWTGSTGTISNISLVNAKVINAPQTGAIFMGASDVTVTNFTAIGTRGDGLHFNSNRRVTLNGLVAQNTGDDGLAFVTYYDPTQPWTYGPGDGPFNQPGLGEWNNGGSVATNITVTGGSASGVRVQGGYDITITDVTVTGKEFGLQVNSAKATGPGDWTSLASRDITISDVTISGVQTGIVLATNNIDGTEASMWWDFSGLTITDVTIHNARNWSIAVETPGSTTSKFAGLSLRNVYADVDANVGPLGGGNGGILFASLRDSVIENVHLVSVHASDINVLGASQIRNQYDVADLPSSNLTIDDLVLEGPGRILIQDIAGVEFGDVASHGAHSSAVVLFRVKSASFDTITADLPGRGTGEGYGVRLLQVYDLDVANIVVTTDDHIGSSWWAVELGGGNPAEDIAGDGVRIQNVTYVSGRDAAGSDIVVQGGPYGPVNWYINATWLHQGEASPQWRTGFWGDTTPPLTS encoded by the coding sequence GTGAGCGGTGCAGCGTTGGCAGTGGGTGTGGGGATCTTCCTGTCCCCCGGCATCGCGACCGCGGAGCCGGTGACCGATTCGCCGGGGCCGGGCGTCTCCGCCGACGCCGGCACACCGGCAGACACGGAGCCCGCCGAGGACAGCGATCAGAGCGATGCCGACACCGACGATACCGACACCGACGAGCCCGAAACCGACGACACGTCCGATGACGAAGCCGAGGACGAGGGCGAGGACGAGGGCGACTCACTCGACGACGCGGGCTCGGACCACCACGGCGCCGATGCCGACGCTGATCCCACACCGCAACCGTCCGAGGAACCTGTAGACGAACCGGCCGAGGGCGTCGACGACATCCCCGTAGACATCCCCGTGGACATCCCCGTGGACATCCCCGTCGACATCCCCGTGGAGGCCGTCGAGGATGAGGACCCGGTCGCGCCCGTCGTCGAGGAACCCGAGGACGACCTCCCCGCGTCGTCGCCGCAGGCAGCACCGGAGGTGATCGCGCCGGCACCCCCACCCGCACCCGCACCGGTCGAATCGCCCGCGATGTGGGCGGTGCTGGCGTGGGCACGCCGCCAGTTGTTCGGCACGACGGCCACGCCGACCACGTCCATGGCCACCCACTCGACGTCGTCGTCGTCCACGACCTCGACACCGGTCACGACCATCAACGTCAAGGACTACGGAGCGGTCGGCGACGGCATCACCGACGACTCGGCGGCCATCAAAGCCGCCCAGGCTGCGCTCACCTCAGGCCAGCGCCTCTACTTCCCCGAGGGCAGTTACCGGTTCGCCCAGCAGAATCCCGCCGGCAACGCCGCGGTCCTGCTCAAGGGGCTCTCCGACGTCACCGTGGAGTTCGCACCCGGAGCCCGGTTGCTGATGGACAACCTCGACGCGAACGGCCACGGCACCAGCCACGGCATCCGCGTCGAGGGCGCGGCGTCGAACGTGACGATCCTCAACGCGACGATCGAGTGGAAGACCAGACCATCGGCGCGCAGCTTCGGCGACGGGTTCTCCGTCCTCGGCTGGGCGTCGAACACCCCACCACCACCGGGCTGGACCGGATCGACCGGAACGATCTCGAACATCTCCCTCGTCAACGCGAAGGTGATCAACGCGCCCCAGACCGGAGCGATCTTCATGGGCGCCTCGGACGTGACCGTCACGAATTTCACCGCCATCGGCACACGGGGCGACGGGCTGCATTTCAACTCCAATCGCCGGGTCACCCTCAACGGCCTGGTGGCCCAGAACACCGGCGACGACGGCCTGGCGTTCGTCACCTACTACGACCCGACCCAACCCTGGACGTACGGCCCCGGCGACGGCCCCTTCAACCAGCCCGGGCTCGGCGAGTGGAACAACGGCGGTTCGGTCGCGACGAACATCACCGTCACCGGCGGGTCCGCCAGCGGTGTGCGGGTCCAGGGCGGCTACGACATCACGATCACCGACGTCACGGTCACCGGCAAGGAGTTCGGCCTGCAGGTCAACTCGGCCAAGGCCACCGGCCCCGGCGACTGGACGAGCCTGGCGTCGCGCGACATCACCATCTCCGACGTGACCATCAGCGGGGTCCAGACCGGGATCGTGCTGGCCACCAACAACATCGACGGCACCGAGGCGTCGATGTGGTGGGACTTCTCCGGTCTGACGATCACCGACGTCACCATCCACAACGCCCGCAACTGGTCGATCGCGGTGGAAACACCCGGGTCGACCACGAGCAAGTTCGCCGGTCTCAGCCTGCGCAACGTCTACGCCGACGTCGACGCGAACGTCGGACCCCTCGGCGGCGGTAACGGCGGAATCCTGTTCGCCTCGCTGCGGGATTCTGTGATCGAGAACGTGCACCTGGTCTCGGTCCACGCCAGCGACATCAACGTGCTCGGCGCATCGCAGATCCGCAACCAGTACGACGTCGCCGACCTGCCGTCGTCGAATCTGACGATCGACGATCTCGTGCTCGAAGGCCCGGGCCGGATTCTCATCCAGGACATCGCCGGCGTGGAGTTCGGCGACGTGGCATCGCACGGGGCGCACAGCAGCGCTGTCGTACTGTTCCGCGTGAAGAGCGCGTCGTTCGACACCATCACGGCGGACCTGCCCGGCCGTGGCACCGGAGAGGGCTACGGCGTGCGCCTGCTGCAGGTGTACGACCTCGACGTCGCGAACATCGTGGTGACCACCGACGACCACATCGGATCATCCTGGTGGGCAGTCGAACTCGGCGGAGGCAACCCGGCCGAGGACATCGCCGGCGACGGTGTCCGCATCCAGAACGTCACGTACGTCAGTGGCCGTGACGCCGCCGGGTCGGACATCGTGGTCCAGGGCGGCCCGTACGGTCCGGTGAACTGGTACATCAACGCGACCTGGCTACACCAGGGCGAGGCCTCACCGCAGTGGCGCACCGGCTTCTGGGGCGACACCACGCCGCCGCTCACATCTTGA